In Lagopus muta isolate bLagMut1 chromosome 6, bLagMut1 primary, whole genome shotgun sequence, one DNA window encodes the following:
- the GPR68 gene encoding ovarian cancer G-protein coupled receptor 1: MVYVERQKMLNFTENATEKCIIDHNIHQTLSPVVYIFVFIIGFPANCLSLYYGYLQIKAKNELGIYLCNLTVADLFYIFSLPFWIQYVLQHDNWTYDELLCKICGILLYENIYISVGFLCCISIDRYLAVVHPFRFHQFRTMKAAMIVSAIIWTKEIVTCSFVFVHGEVSMDAESHVVCFEHYPIKEWEHSINYYRFSAGFLFPFFLLAFSYCGILRVVHRSHGTQKKKKLQIKRLVSSTVFIFLVCFGPYHILLVVRSVFESNCSFAGKIFNIYHTSLLLTTFNCIADPVLYCFSSESTYLNFVKMRDSCLRHLGCLRTETKESYQLNAPETPNRPQHEHQPRLLQESQGDSGTKDSSSTRAGHL, encoded by the coding sequence ATGGTGTATGTTGAGAGGCAGAAGATGTTGAATTTCACAGAGAATGCAACTGAAAAGTGCATTATTGATCATAATATTCACCAGACATTATCCCCTGTGGTGtacatatttgtatttatcaTAGGATTCCCAGCTAACTGCCTGTCACTGTACTATGGGTACTTACAGATCAAGGCTAAAAATGAGTTGGGTATCTACCTTTGCAATTTGACCGTAGCAGACctgttttacatattttctttgcctttttggATCCAGTATGTTTTGCAGCATGACAATTGGACATATGATGAACTGCTGTGCAAAATCTGTGGCATTCTCTTGTATGAGAATATCTATATCAGTGTGGGCTTCCTGTGCTGCATCTCCATTGACCGCTATCTGGCAGTCGTGCACCCTTTTCGGTTTCATCAGTTTCGGACAATGAAGGCTGCAATGATTGTGAGTGCCATTATTTGGACCAAAGAAATAGTCACATGTTCATTTGTCTTTGTGCACGGGGAGGTCAGTATGGATGCCGAGAGCCATGTGGTGTGCTTTGAGCATTACCCCATCAAAGAATGGGAGCACAGTATCAATTACTACCGCTTCTCTGCTggcttccttttccccttctttctgctGGCCTTCTCTTACTGTGGCATTTTACGAGTTGTCCACAGAAGTCACGGCActcaaaagaagaagaaactccAAATTAAACGTTTGGTTTCGAGcactgtcttcatttttttagtttgctttgGACCATACCACATCTTACTTGTAGTTCGCAGTGTGTTTGAGAGCAACTGCTCATTTGCTggcaaaatatttaacatttacCATACTTCTCTCCTGCTGACTACATTTAACTGCATCGCTGACCCAGTACTGTACTGTTTTTCCAGCGAAAGCACTTACCTGAACTTTGTCAAGATGCGAGACTCTTGCTTAAGGCATTTAGGATGTCTGAGGACTGAGACAAAGGAATCCTATCAGCTGAATGCTCCAGAAACTCCCAACAGGCCACAGCATGAGCATCAGCCAAGGTTATTACAAGAATCACAGGGTGATTCTGGAACAAAAGACTCTTCTTCAACTAGGGCAGGCCATCTATAG